The Acinetobacter defluvii genome includes a region encoding these proteins:
- a CDS encoding class I SAM-dependent methyltransferase: MVSEFRLFAEIKYLEKAQSYQSVLSLRGVEVKLVQIDKLNARFLRLNPEIALCVDEQGLWLCANGMKMQPDWKAEIPRLKRASLKSEMIARACNLAEKPKLIDATAGLGHDSLLMAHLGADVTLVERHPILFTLLEDSKAQAEHDAFLAKIVAKIHLVFSDSNQFLQQQTEQQHSFDVVYLDPMFPQRDQNQNALKKQAQVKKQMQLLHMLLPEDGEMDLGDHLLVLAQTIAKRVVVKRPRLAVFLNDQQPDHQWQGDACRFDAYFH; this comes from the coding sequence ATGGTAAGCGAGTTTCGCTTATTTGCCGAAATCAAATACTTAGAGAAAGCACAGTCTTACCAGTCTGTGCTTTCTTTACGTGGGGTTGAGGTAAAATTAGTGCAAATCGATAAATTGAATGCACGATTTTTAAGATTAAATCCTGAAATAGCATTGTGTGTTGATGAGCAGGGTTTATGGCTCTGTGCCAATGGGATGAAAATGCAGCCGGATTGGAAAGCAGAGATTCCCCGTTTAAAACGTGCCAGTTTAAAGTCGGAAATGATTGCACGTGCATGTAACTTAGCAGAGAAGCCAAAACTGATAGATGCTACAGCAGGTTTAGGACATGATAGTTTGTTGATGGCACATTTAGGTGCTGATGTGACTCTAGTTGAGCGTCATCCGATTTTATTTACCTTACTGGAAGATTCCAAAGCACAAGCTGAACACGATGCTTTTTTAGCTAAAATTGTGGCAAAAATTCATTTGGTATTTTCAGATTCGAACCAGTTTTTACAACAACAAACTGAACAGCAACATAGCTTTGATGTGGTGTATTTAGATCCCATGTTTCCACAGCGTGATCAAAATCAAAATGCCCTCAAAAAACAGGCACAAGTTAAAAAACAAATGCAGCTTCTGCATATGTTGTTGCCCGAAGATGGTGAAATGGACTTGGGAGATCATCTTTTAGTCTTAGCCCAAACTATTGCGAAGCGAGTTGTGGTAAAAAGACCAAGACTTGCTGTTTTTTTGAACGATCAACAGCCTGATCATCAATGGCAAGGAGATGCTTGTCGCTTTGATGCCTATTTTCATTGA
- a CDS encoding C13 family peptidase produces MIDLKPSINFWHDFKSNQRAGLWLFLGSRKALQIVRPSILQLIFWGILGGCANTLFSWLVAGEGGVFNRQGLVSYALWPFIALIVGIFLSQRTENPRLMLVPALLWLVLDTHIAFLQSFIQFLGSLDYLPNFTYDYLPIIFMVLFVWQSLAVVWVFARELQWPWWERALIILATLFTLVVWQMSVKDQPIWKVEDVPPTFAEDAFYAQSNVLNKALEQIQYGEFAQTHWYFLGVAGVSYQDVFKYEIERIKEQFDTRFGTFGRSIALINNLETRTTIPLASKTSMELALRRIGQQMNRESDVLFLYMTSHGLQNQFEMENDPLDLNDVDPKWLRDTLDKSGIRWKVIVISACYSGSFIPALQALDTLIITASAADRASFGCSNEADYTYFGRAFFDQAMREQTTLKAAFEQASETVAKWENAQGFEPSEPQWVMGKNIELVLPQLEQHLFPQSNLSAPNTEQPLSSVTKATPVLNVATQ; encoded by the coding sequence ATGATAGACCTTAAACCCTCCATTAATTTTTGGCATGATTTCAAAAGTAATCAACGTGCGGGACTTTGGTTGTTTCTTGGATCGCGTAAAGCATTACAAATTGTTCGTCCTTCTATTTTACAGTTAATTTTTTGGGGTATCTTGGGGGGCTGTGCCAATACGCTATTTAGTTGGTTAGTCGCAGGCGAGGGTGGTGTTTTTAATCGACAAGGTCTCGTCAGTTACGCTTTGTGGCCTTTTATTGCTTTAATTGTGGGGATTTTCTTATCACAACGCACTGAAAATCCTCGTTTAATGCTTGTGCCTGCCTTGTTATGGTTGGTACTAGATACGCATATCGCATTTTTACAAAGTTTTATTCAGTTTTTGGGTTCTTTGGATTACCTCCCAAATTTTACCTATGACTACCTACCTATCATTTTTATGGTGTTGTTCGTTTGGCAAAGTTTGGCGGTAGTTTGGGTGTTTGCTCGTGAGCTTCAGTGGCCGTGGTGGGAACGAGCGCTTATTATTTTAGCGACACTTTTTACTTTGGTGGTGTGGCAAATGTCGGTCAAAGACCAGCCGATTTGGAAAGTTGAAGATGTTCCACCAACTTTTGCAGAAGATGCTTTTTATGCCCAAAGCAATGTTTTAAATAAAGCACTGGAGCAAATCCAATATGGCGAGTTTGCACAGACGCATTGGTATTTTTTAGGTGTGGCAGGTGTAAGTTATCAAGATGTTTTTAAGTACGAAATCGAACGCATTAAAGAGCAGTTTGATACCCGTTTTGGTACTTTTGGACGTTCAATAGCACTGATTAATAATTTAGAAACACGTACCACAATTCCATTGGCATCAAAAACAAGTATGGAGTTAGCACTACGCCGTATTGGTCAGCAAATGAATCGTGAAAGTGATGTTTTGTTTTTATATATGACATCACATGGTTTACAAAATCAGTTCGAAATGGAAAATGATCCTTTAGATCTGAACGATGTTGATCCAAAATGGTTACGTGATACCTTAGATAAGTCAGGTATCCGTTGGAAAGTAATCGTGATTTCAGCATGTTATTCAGGAAGCTTTATTCCTGCTTTACAAGCACTTGATACCTTAATTATTACTGCATCAGCAGCAGATCGGGCATCTTTTGGGTGTTCAAATGAGGCGGATTATACTTATTTTGGACGTGCTTTTTTTGATCAAGCAATGCGTGAACAAACAACATTGAAAGCTGCATTCGAACAAGCTTCTGAAACTGTGGCAAAATGGGAAAATGCTCAAGGTTTTGAACCCTCTGAACCGCAATGGGTAATGGGTAAAAATATCGAATTGGTCTTACCTCAGTTAGAACAGCATTTATTTCCACAAAGTAACTTGTCAGCACCCAATACAGAGCAACCTCTAAGCTCAGTAACTAAAGCTACCCCCGTGTTAAATGTTGCAACGCAATAG
- the filF gene encoding putative pilus system protein FilF, giving the protein MKKKFILPFALTGLVAALSACGGGGESAVIHEDPNKGVSTTSNGCEDKVDNKCQSFVVDYPIAGLNFDCSSDKNNHFVTEMVSSVATGACLAGDKVNFYIQGAQSSRKISLGTVDLAKIRPLKVNNQPAQISLMDMANGLTGKAIASSNVNDETFRVLTALVRIFQAAGVKQNIEMVAGDIQPLTLSKEFKEDLKNIESDISVQNFKDGTYIGIIKPWLDVSSITEETAQQAADRLIKQNQVGIYTTNFLIFSGANVDIRGFSGKSTINSKKETVANMYLLTTREGYSTGYAIQWTGVPTQKETGNQISDSLLKYALLTQAKPQKLNADAQGALLSQYNNKIEKPFIFKSVKNTTDNLQLIQGSLINGSNIAGTEDMYKRVLNTDKVPTDKTVYGEWRQTQGNENFTGTIDIYKSNPATYLTNKVFRTVNTVKTGQKYIFPLYANIIFNFNDKSISPVKLGIVIDEHGDIRTNIGPNATANDLTSKECSTVNPATYIDNNNVQQYRIGTTGAANYTTTDPDKSITIRMILANPIFGNIDGALVGLNDAIVYLPGPSISEDNTLSAGGVRLNLQRLLSDGTTERGINITGWNGNKATTAQWANMQAVYQTIYNAGNKDKITDTQKELAKRTFGELDVELPSCYQIKTKQ; this is encoded by the coding sequence GTGAAAAAAAAATTTATATTACCTTTTGCTTTAACAGGTTTAGTTGCAGCACTTTCAGCATGTGGCGGTGGTGGTGAGAGTGCGGTTATTCATGAAGATCCGAACAAAGGGGTAAGCACGACTAGTAATGGTTGTGAAGATAAAGTTGATAATAAATGTCAATCTTTTGTTGTGGATTATCCAATTGCTGGGCTTAATTTTGATTGTAGTAGTGATAAAAATAATCATTTTGTGACTGAAATGGTGAGCAGTGTTGCCACGGGGGCATGTCTTGCTGGTGATAAGGTAAACTTTTATATTCAAGGTGCACAATCCTCAAGAAAAATATCTTTAGGTACGGTTGATTTGGCTAAAATTCGACCATTAAAAGTAAATAATCAGCCAGCTCAAATTAGTCTTATGGATATGGCAAATGGGCTTACCGGTAAGGCAATTGCAAGCAGTAATGTTAATGATGAAACGTTTAGAGTCCTAACGGCTTTAGTTCGCATCTTCCAAGCAGCTGGAGTTAAACAAAATATAGAAATGGTTGCTGGTGATATCCAACCATTGACTTTATCAAAAGAATTCAAAGAAGATCTTAAAAATATTGAATCTGATATTAGTGTACAAAACTTTAAGGATGGTACTTATATTGGAATTATTAAGCCTTGGTTAGATGTTAGCTCTATTACTGAAGAAACTGCACAGCAAGCGGCGGATCGTTTAATTAAACAAAATCAAGTAGGTATTTATACAACTAACTTCTTGATCTTTAGCGGTGCAAATGTTGATATTCGTGGTTTTAGTGGTAAAAGTACGATCAATAGTAAAAAAGAAACTGTTGCAAATATGTATTTGTTGACCACTCGTGAGGGGTATAGTACAGGTTATGCAATACAGTGGACAGGTGTACCAACCCAAAAAGAAACTGGGAATCAAATTAGTGATTCATTACTCAAATATGCACTTCTGACCCAAGCAAAGCCACAAAAATTAAATGCAGATGCGCAAGGTGCGTTGCTTAGTCAATATAATAATAAAATTGAAAAACCTTTTATTTTTAAATCAGTGAAAAATACAACGGATAACTTGCAGCTAATACAAGGCAGTTTAATCAATGGTAGCAACATCGCTGGTACAGAAGATATGTATAAGCGAGTTCTAAATACAGATAAAGTACCAACGGATAAAACGGTATATGGTGAATGGCGTCAAACCCAAGGCAATGAAAACTTTACTGGTACAATTGATATTTATAAGTCAAATCCTGCAACCTACTTAACCAATAAAGTTTTCCGTACGGTAAACACTGTCAAAACAGGTCAAAAATATATCTTTCCACTATATGCCAATATTATCTTTAACTTTAATGATAAAAGCATTTCCCCAGTGAAGTTAGGGATTGTAATTGATGAGCATGGCGATATTCGTACCAATATTGGTCCAAATGCGACAGCAAATGATCTGACATCAAAAGAATGTAGTACTGTAAATCCCGCAACTTATATAGACAACAATAATGTACAACAATATCGTATAGGAACAACTGGCGCTGCAAACTACACCACGACTGACCCAGATAAATCAATTACGATTCGTATGATTTTAGCCAATCCTATCTTTGGAAATATTGATGGTGCTTTGGTGGGGTTAAATGATGCAATTGTCTATTTGCCAGGCCCATCAATTAGTGAAGATAATACGTTATCGGCAGGCGGTGTGCGTTTGAATTTGCAACGTTTGTTAAGTGATGGAACGACAGAACGTGGTATCAATATTACAGGATGGAATGGGAATAAGGCGACCACTGCACAATGGGCAAATATGCAAGCAGTTTATCAAACTATCTATAATGCAGGGAATAAAGATAAAATTACTGACACACAAAAAGAGTTAGCGAAGCGTACTTTTGGTGAGTTGGATGTCGAATTACCAAGCTGTTATCAAATTAAAACTAAGCAGTAG
- the filE gene encoding putative pilus assembly protein FilE, which produces MRLSLIFLAMSIVPVTYAANFYTIIGPDGRPIIVQKPIESENKQKIKTQSQAEKKQNSQASTASLQQAPIAEKSQATTAVVPLSSQQKQQNSNHATNIAQDKLAVQPDQPSPQTTINRLGDSSGIKKVETVEQKDIQPTHQEIKPISPSKPASLTPTENNQVISSNNKTEVFPEKKVEKVQENKKPVDTPKNANITEIDGVQYVNNEYLEEREFNLEGKKRFYVMPETGAMVGGRFETVERQKGLSQSLLDRIRQRKPLEHKAITLATTYYRLPKEQVIQTLEQSCFTGKKVEKAKTMSLKNQEVSFFPVAPIKENFAYEIVKLDADIQNILFSSYASSQKKPSYYWPLVVFLDEKGCVVEGVSGFKNEEQNESTTHYASLEGVLKKPDSAHYLFMTPLSEAIDIQNHELTNQGQIKLSVIQ; this is translated from the coding sequence ATGAGACTAAGTTTAATATTTTTAGCTATGAGTATTGTACCAGTAACTTATGCTGCTAATTTTTATACTATTATTGGTCCAGATGGGCGACCAATCATCGTCCAAAAACCTATAGAAAGTGAAAATAAGCAAAAAATAAAAACGCAGTCTCAAGCTGAAAAGAAGCAAAACTCACAAGCAAGTACGGCATCCTTACAACAAGCGCCTATCGCTGAAAAATCTCAGGCTACAACAGCAGTTGTTCCTTTATCCTCTCAGCAAAAACAACAAAATAGCAATCATGCAACAAATATTGCGCAAGATAAGTTGGCTGTTCAGCCTGACCAGCCAAGCCCCCAAACAACTATAAATCGTTTAGGAGATAGTTCAGGGATTAAAAAAGTTGAAACGGTTGAACAAAAAGATATACAACCCACTCATCAAGAAATTAAGCCAATATCTCCCTCTAAGCCAGCAAGTTTAACCCCCACAGAAAATAATCAAGTCATATCTTCTAATAACAAGACTGAAGTTTTCCCAGAAAAGAAAGTAGAAAAAGTACAGGAAAATAAAAAACCTGTAGATACTCCAAAAAATGCAAATATTACTGAAATTGATGGTGTTCAATATGTTAATAATGAATATTTAGAGGAGCGTGAATTTAACTTGGAAGGCAAAAAACGTTTTTATGTTATGCCTGAAACAGGTGCAATGGTTGGAGGGCGTTTTGAAACGGTTGAACGTCAAAAAGGTCTGAGCCAGTCCTTATTGGATCGGATTCGTCAACGTAAGCCTTTAGAGCATAAAGCAATTACCTTAGCGACAACATATTATCGCTTACCTAAAGAACAAGTCATACAAACTTTAGAGCAATCGTGTTTTACGGGTAAAAAAGTGGAAAAAGCAAAAACTATGTCTTTGAAAAATCAAGAAGTGAGTTTTTTTCCTGTCGCGCCTATTAAAGAAAATTTCGCCTATGAGATTGTTAAATTAGATGCAGATATCCAAAATATTTTATTTTCATCTTATGCATCCTCTCAAAAGAAACCCAGCTATTATTGGCCTTTAGTTGTATTTTTAGATGAAAAAGGCTGTGTAGTAGAGGGTGTAAGTGGCTTTAAGAATGAAGAGCAAAATGAAAGTACAACACATTATGCCTCGCTTGAAGGTGTACTTAAGAAACCAGACTCAGCACATTATTTATTTATGACCCCTTTATCGGAAGCAATCGATATTCAAAATCATGAATTAACCAATCAAGGACAAATTAAACTGAGCGTTATTCAGTAA
- a CDS encoding zinc ribbon-containing protein, whose product MVTAGQKPGTGFYFCVQCGHRVYLEIGTDRLPPCTKCLGNQFNNKNA is encoded by the coding sequence ATGGTTACTGCTGGTCAAAAACCTGGAACAGGCTTCTATTTTTGTGTTCAATGCGGACACCGTGTCTACTTAGAAATTGGTACTGATCGTTTACCTCCGTGTACCAAATGCCTTGGCAATCAATTTAACAACAAGAATGCCTAA
- the tsaB gene encoding tRNA (adenosine(37)-N6)-threonylcarbamoyltransferase complex dimerization subunit type 1 TsaB → MKLLALETANEQCSVSIVDETKTLFFQLDARAKAQTQTILPMIEQGFAQTQIQNSDLTTIAFSRGPGSFSGVRINAAVTQALAWVNDIPVIPVSTLQALAQAAYRLHGLVEVSAVLDARMKEVYMASFRLDENNIMQLVDEEKLLDYQQASEYQKFTLVGSGSSLVKDGAIEFQASIANAEDIATIARQQALQKQWLSAELALPVYLRDDAWKKIPEQGKP, encoded by the coding sequence ATGAAATTGCTGGCATTGGAAACTGCCAATGAGCAGTGTTCCGTTTCAATTGTTGATGAAACAAAAACACTTTTTTTTCAACTTGATGCACGAGCAAAGGCACAAACTCAAACCATTTTACCAATGATTGAGCAAGGTTTTGCACAAACTCAAATACAAAACTCTGATTTAACTACAATCGCTTTTAGTCGTGGTCCTGGTTCATTTAGTGGTGTGCGGATCAATGCTGCAGTCACACAAGCTTTGGCTTGGGTCAATGATATTCCAGTGATTCCCGTATCGACATTACAGGCTTTGGCACAAGCAGCGTATCGTTTGCATGGACTTGTTGAAGTATCAGCAGTACTCGATGCACGTATGAAAGAAGTCTATATGGCAAGTTTTCGTTTAGATGAAAATAACATTATGCAACTTGTAGACGAAGAAAAATTATTAGATTATCAACAAGCTTCTGAATATCAAAAATTTACCTTAGTCGGCTCTGGTTCATCTTTAGTTAAGGATGGTGCGATAGAGTTTCAAGCTTCAATTGCAAATGCTGAAGATATTGCAACAATTGCACGTCAACAAGCTTTACAAAAACAATGGCTAAGCGCTGAATTGGCATTGCCTGTTTATTTGCGTGATGATGCGTGGAAAAAAATTCCAGAACAAGGTAAACCTTAA
- a CDS encoding undecaprenyl-diphosphate phosphatase, producing MDLLLLLKAAIMGVVEGITEFLPISSTGHLILASELMNFWTKEKSDVFVIAIQMGAIAAVIYEYWAKLWGAATGLVSGEPKGRHLGISLILASIPIMLIGVTFGQTVKELLFNDISVAIGLIVGGLIIWWVEKHPPKVNAQEVENISIKEAVYIGLIQVLALIPGTSRSGATIIGAMMLGVSRKAATEFSFFLGIPVIIGAGVLDLYQSYHVFEGTQDWLVIGFGTLVSFVSALILIRVLVAYVAKRDFMVFAWYRIVSGLIILLFALTGWRLW from the coding sequence ATGGATCTTTTACTGCTCTTAAAAGCAGCAATTATGGGGGTTGTTGAAGGGATCACCGAATTCCTTCCAATCTCAAGTACAGGGCATTTAATTCTTGCCTCTGAGCTGATGAACTTTTGGACCAAAGAAAAAAGTGATGTTTTTGTGATTGCCATTCAGATGGGCGCAATTGCAGCAGTTATTTATGAATACTGGGCAAAACTTTGGGGTGCTGCAACGGGTTTAGTTTCGGGCGAACCTAAAGGACGTCATTTAGGTATTAGTTTAATTCTTGCCTCGATTCCAATCATGTTGATCGGGGTGACTTTTGGACAAACAGTAAAAGAATTATTATTTAATGATATTTCAGTTGCGATCGGTTTAATTGTCGGTGGTTTGATTATTTGGTGGGTTGAGAAACATCCACCTAAGGTCAATGCACAAGAAGTTGAAAATATTTCCATTAAAGAAGCGGTTTATATTGGTTTAATTCAAGTTTTGGCTTTGATTCCTGGGACTTCTCGTTCAGGCGCAACCATTATTGGTGCAATGATGCTTGGGGTTTCACGAAAGGCTGCAACTGAGTTTTCATTTTTCTTGGGCATTCCTGTCATTATTGGTGCTGGGGTATTAGACTTATATCAAAGTTATCATGTGTTTGAAGGGACACAGGACTGGCTGGTTATAGGATTTGGGACTTTAGTATCATTTGTTTCAGCGCTGATCCTTATTCGTGTGTTAGTGGCGTATGTTGCAAAACGTGATTTCATGGTTTTTGCATGGTATCGTATCGTTTCTGGTTTGATTATTTTGTTATTTGCATTAACAGGTTGGAGATTATGGTAA
- a CDS encoding NUDIX hydrolase, translating into MRFCTACGHTTIEKIPLGDHKVRKVCTHCGTIHYVNPKVICGALALWDNKVLLCRRAIEPRYGLWTLPAGYMELFETMEQGAARETREESEAEIEIEQLYCMYNIPRIGQIYVLFKGNILEGQFGAGEETIESRLFEEKDIPWTELAFPSVERTLRHYFEDRKNNQFPTHLETLGTRLDQTG; encoded by the coding sequence ATGCGTTTTTGTACAGCCTGTGGACATACAACAATAGAAAAAATTCCTTTGGGTGATCATAAAGTTCGTAAAGTATGTACCCATTGTGGCACTATTCACTATGTTAATCCGAAAGTGATTTGTGGCGCACTTGCACTTTGGGACAACAAAGTTTTACTGTGCCGCCGTGCAATTGAACCGCGCTATGGTTTATGGACTTTACCCGCAGGCTATATGGAGTTGTTCGAAACCATGGAACAAGGTGCTGCACGAGAAACACGCGAAGAATCCGAAGCTGAAATTGAAATCGAACAACTTTATTGTATGTACAATATCCCACGAATTGGGCAAATCTATGTACTATTTAAAGGCAATATCCTTGAGGGACAGTTTGGTGCAGGTGAAGAAACCATCGAAAGCCGTTTGTTTGAAGAAAAAGATATTCCTTGGACTGAACTTGCGTTCCCCAGTGTAGAAAGAACCTTACGTCATTATTTTGAAGACCGTAAAAATAATCAGTTTCCAACACATTTAGAAACCTTAGGTACACGTTTAGATCAAACTGGTTAA
- a CDS encoding DUF4126 domain-containing protein gives METSLGLCIGIGLSAACGFRVFVPLLVMSIAALIGWFEPMKGFEWLALPSVCIALGIATLCEIAAYYIPWVDNALDSIATPAAMVAGTLSTMAVSSGEMSQFAAWAAAIIVGGGTATAVQMSTVAVRGVSTATTGGIANPIVSTAEWIGAILVSILSFLVPVLVVIVGVIMMIWVVRWVRSKSKNKINPSAL, from the coding sequence ATGGAAACAAGTCTTGGTTTATGTATCGGCATTGGTTTAAGTGCTGCTTGCGGTTTTCGCGTTTTTGTACCTTTATTGGTCATGAGTATCGCAGCGTTGATTGGATGGTTTGAACCCATGAAAGGCTTTGAATGGTTAGCCTTACCATCCGTGTGTATTGCTCTGGGGATCGCAACACTTTGCGAAATTGCAGCATATTACATTCCTTGGGTCGATAATGCTTTAGATAGTATTGCGACACCTGCTGCGATGGTCGCAGGTACATTAAGCACGATGGCGGTCAGTAGTGGGGAAATGTCTCAATTTGCAGCTTGGGCAGCAGCCATTATTGTAGGAGGTGGTACAGCGACTGCAGTACAAATGAGCACAGTTGCAGTACGTGGTGTGTCTACCGCAACAACGGGTGGAATTGCTAATCCCATCGTATCTACTGCTGAATGGATTGGGGCAATCCTAGTATCAATCTTGTCTTTTCTTGTTCCTGTCTTGGTGGTGATCGTGGGTGTGATAATGATGATTTGGGTTGTACGTTGGGTGCGTTCAAAAAGCAAAAATAAGATTAATCCATCAGCCTTATAA
- a CDS encoding gamma carbonic anhydrase family protein: MMYKFKGHSPKALHEPFDGWIADNATVIGQVELGQKVSVWYGAVIRGDNSCIRIGDFSNVQENAVLHTDAGIDLNIGNYVTIGHQAMLHGCTIGDNSLIGINAVVLNNAVIGKNCIVGANALVPEGKVIPDNALVVGSPARVVKTLDDQAEVRLKMSAMHYAAHFEDFKDLEEINF, encoded by the coding sequence ATGATGTATAAGTTTAAAGGACATTCACCTAAAGCCTTACATGAGCCATTTGATGGTTGGATTGCGGACAATGCGACGGTAATTGGTCAAGTTGAACTTGGACAGAAAGTTAGTGTGTGGTATGGCGCAGTCATTCGTGGCGATAATAGCTGTATTCGAATCGGTGATTTTAGTAATGTTCAGGAGAATGCTGTTCTGCATACAGATGCTGGCATTGATTTGAATATTGGTAACTATGTGACGATTGGTCATCAAGCGATGTTACATGGCTGTACAATTGGGGATAATAGCCTGATTGGTATCAATGCTGTGGTGTTAAACAATGCAGTGATCGGCAAAAATTGTATTGTCGGCGCAAATGCATTGGTGCCAGAGGGTAAGGTGATTCCAGATAACGCTTTGGTGGTCGGCTCACCTGCACGTGTTGTCAAAACTTTGGATGATCAAGCAGAAGTGCGCTTAAAAATGAGTGCAATGCATTATGCTGCTCATTTTGAAGATTTTAAAGATTTAGAAGAAATTAATTTTTAA
- a CDS encoding CoA pyrophosphatase, which yields MQEQLLTQVLQQRLRFAKRTYPAQAAVLIAITQEQDPKILLTRRSAYLNNHAGEVSFPGGKRDPGDTSNIVVALREAWEETALNPYQVTLLGDLPMERARSGMTVKPVVGLIPPDVKLIAQPTEIDRIFYAPLKNLMESQPIPYEVRLAHQSVYFPSLRVENEVVWGLTARILMSLFQYGLDYQKNWPFLLNSPNFHSQIRNKK from the coding sequence ATGCAGGAGCAATTATTAACACAAGTATTGCAGCAACGATTACGTTTTGCTAAGCGAACTTATCCTGCACAAGCTGCTGTATTAATCGCAATTACTCAAGAGCAAGATCCTAAGATTTTATTAACACGACGCTCTGCATATTTAAATAATCATGCTGGCGAAGTTTCATTTCCAGGCGGCAAAAGAGACCCAGGAGATACCAGTAATATTGTGGTGGCTTTGCGTGAGGCTTGGGAAGAAACCGCATTAAACCCATATCAAGTTACTTTGTTAGGTGACTTGCCAATGGAACGGGCACGTAGTGGTATGACAGTAAAACCTGTCGTAGGGTTGATTCCACCTGATGTCAAATTAATTGCACAGCCGACTGAAATTGACCGAATTTTTTATGCACCTTTAAAAAATCTTATGGAATCGCAACCGATCCCTTATGAAGTGCGTTTGGCACATCAATCTGTTTATTTCCCAAGTTTAAGAGTGGAAAATGAAGTAGTCTGGGGATTAACCGCACGTATTTTAATGTCTTTATTTCAGTATGGTTTGGATTATCAAAAAAATTGGCCTTTTTTACTTAATTCACCCAATTTTCATTCTCAAATAAGAAATAAAAAATAG
- the fghA gene encoding S-formylglutathione hydrolase yields MERLERHASFGGWQDVYKHESDVLKCSMNFSIYIPSHEQDEKLPVIYWLSGLTCNEQNFITKAGAQKYAAEHKVIIVAPDTSPRGEDVPNDAAYDLGQGAGFYLNAIQEPWSKNYRMYDYIVDELRTLIDQNFPTNKVQSIMGHSAGGHGALTIGLKNPNIYKSISAFSPIVAPSQVPWGQKAFTAYLGTDQTLWQQYDTVALIKANAVQLPILIDQGSEDAFLQEQLKPELLLNACKDQNYPITLNMREGYDHSYYFIASFIEQHIQFHSAFIK; encoded by the coding sequence GTGGAAAGATTAGAAAGACATGCTTCATTTGGTGGTTGGCAGGACGTCTATAAGCACGAGTCAGATGTATTGAAGTGTTCAATGAATTTCTCAATTTATATACCATCACATGAGCAAGATGAAAAATTACCTGTAATTTATTGGCTTTCAGGTCTTACTTGTAATGAGCAAAACTTTATTACTAAAGCTGGTGCGCAAAAATATGCTGCTGAACATAAGGTAATTATTGTTGCGCCAGATACTAGTCCGAGAGGTGAGGACGTTCCAAACGATGCTGCTTATGATCTAGGACAAGGTGCAGGTTTTTATTTGAATGCAATTCAAGAACCTTGGTCAAAAAATTATAGAATGTATGATTACATTGTTGATGAGTTAAGAACTTTAATCGATCAAAATTTCCCTACAAATAAAGTTCAAAGCATTATGGGGCATAGTGCTGGAGGGCATGGCGCATTAACCATTGGCTTAAAAAATCCGAATATCTATAAAAGTATTTCTGCATTTTCTCCGATTGTGGCACCCTCTCAAGTTCCTTGGGGGCAAAAAGCATTCACCGCTTATCTTGGAACAGATCAGACGCTTTGGCAGCAATATGATACGGTTGCGCTGATCAAGGCAAATGCGGTGCAATTGCCGATTCTAATTGATCAAGGAAGTGAAGATGCATTTTTGCAAGAGCAATTAAAACCTGAGCTTTTGCTGAATGCTTGTAAAGATCAAAATTATCCAATCACTTTAAACATGCGTGAAGGATACGATCATAGTTATTATTTCATTGCGAGTTTTATTGAGCAGCATATTCAATTTCACTCCGCATTTATCAAATAA